The Gammaproteobacteria bacterium nucleotide sequence GTTTGGAACGGACTGGGGCTGGTGCCACAGGAGCGGCTCATATTCCCTTCCCTGACCGTTGATGAAAATTTGGCGGTCGCGGTACGCGCCGGCTCCTGGACGAGTACGCGCGTGTATTCAATGTTTCCCCAACTCGATGCCCGCCGGCAGAACCTCGGCAACCAGCTGTCAGGTGGCGAGCAGCAGATGTTGGCGATAGGGCGGGCACTGGTTGGGAATCCGAAAGTGTTGTTGATGGACGAACCCTCAGAAGGTCTTGCACCGGTCATCGTTGAAGAGCTGCAGTCAGTCATAAATCGTTTGCGTGAGGAGTCGTCGATGACGATTATTTTGGTGGAACAAAATAGTCGGGTGGCACTGGAATTTTCTGAGCGTTGTATCGTTATGAATCGTGGCCGGGTTGTCCGAGATGGAAGCAGTGAGGCCCTCAGGCAGGATCAGACTCTGCTTGAACGCCTGATTGGAGTGGATAGCAGTTTGCTGTGATCCATGCCGAACGGTATTCGGGTTCGAGCGTGGGCTGAATCGATTAGGTCAGGGCTTTAATCGGGTATAGAACTGTTTATCGAATAGTCTGTTGAAACAGTTCGAATCAGAAATATTCTCCACCAGTACGACAGCTGCGACGTAGTGGTCGGGTCGCAACAAAATGCCAGAGCCGGGCGCATCGGCAAAGGCTCGTTCTATTTCACCGTCTAGATCCCGTGCTTCGGCGATGCTGGGGTCCTTGGTTGCCATAAAACTGCCTGGCGTGATCCAGAGCCAGTTGATCGCAGCGTTCAGACCCAGATAGCATTGCGGCAGCCGATCGGGTTTGTCAGTAGGGTTTCCAAAGAAAAGGCAAGTGAAGCGATTTCCTATCAAGTCATCGAGCAGGGTGATGGAGCGGTCGGGCAGTTCTAATCGTGGCTGTATAAACAAGCGGCCTACCCATGGCGAAGTACCTGCCACCAGACCGTCTTCCAACACTGGTTTAGGTTTGAACTTCATCTGTGTGACGTAATGCTGGACAGGTGGTATGAACTTAAGCAGGATAAGGCCCCATTGAACGAACCAGGCGCGTAGACGCCCGGGTGGTATCATGAATCGCCCCATCAGGACCGCCAGGTCAATCAGCGCCTTGGCATGTGGTTTGCGCTCAATCTCGTAAGTCTCCAGCAGGGTATCTGGGAATCCGGCTCGTAGTACCTGGGTGGCCTTCCACGCAAAATTGTGGGCGTCCCGGATACCGCTGTTCATACCCTGGCCGGCAAATGGCGGACTCAAATGGGCAGCATCACCGAGAAGAAAAACCCGGCCGCTGCGCCAACTTTCTGCGCTGCGGGCCTGAAAGGTGTATACCTGCCGACGGATGATGTTCGGCAATCGATCCTCGCCATGGGTCAGAAGAAGTTCATTGACAAAAGATTCGCTGTCGGCCACATCGTTACTTTCGTGGTCATGAAGCATGAACTCAAAGCGACGCGACTGATAGGGTCCGGGTAGTGAGATTGCCGGCCGGACGGTATCGCAGAAGACCTGGGTCTGTCGGAAATTGTTACTGGTATTGACGGTATCCACGATCAACCAACGCTGTTCGTAGGTCGAACCTTCCAGCGGAATATCGAGCATACGGCGCAAGGTGCTCTGACCACCATCACAGGCAGCCAGGTAATCACAACTGACAACAATGGTGTCCTCTCGATGGGGTCGAACGACCAGTTTGACCGAATCTACAGTCTGTTCGACTGATTCCAGTGTGTGGCTGAACCAGGTTGTCACCTGTTCAAAACGTGTCAAGCCCGTGCGCAGCGTGGCCTCTAGACGGGG carries:
- a CDS encoding ABC transporter ATP-binding protein, producing MASSGLSLVSVSAGYGETVVLENIDLEILAGEAVSVIGRNGVGKSTLLMTIMGHTDLHSGSVHLNGKEITAAKPCQRVWNGLGLVPQERLIFPSLTVDENLAVAVRAGSWTSTRVYSMFPQLDARRQNLGNQLSGGEQQMLAIGRALVGNPKVLLMDEPSEGLAPVIVEELQSVINRLREESSMTIILVEQNSRVALEFSERCIVMNRGRVVRDGSSEALRQDQTLLERLIGVDSSLL
- a CDS encoding bifunctional 3-(3-hydroxy-phenyl)propionate/3-hydroxycinnamic acid hydroxylase, coding for MVQAKVVGTQDTHYQVVVVGAGPTGLITANLLGQDGIKTLLVEQHESTVSQPRAVSIDDEALRTVQSVGLIEEVLADVAQDYGSWYFTPSGRCFAKVEPQTREFGYPRRNAFQQPRLEATLRTGLTRFEQVTTWFSHTLESVEQTVDSVKLVVRPHREDTIVVSCDYLAACDGGQSTLRRMLDIPLEGSTYEQRWLIVDTVNTSNNFRQTQVFCDTVRPAISLPGPYQSRRFEFMLHDHESNDVADSESFVNELLLTHGEDRLPNIIRRQVYTFQARSAESWRSGRVFLLGDAAHLSPPFAGQGMNSGIRDAHNFAWKATQVLRAGFPDTLLETYEIERKPHAKALIDLAVLMGRFMIPPGRLRAWFVQWGLILLKFIPPVQHYVTQMKFKPKPVLEDGLVAGTSPWVGRLFIQPRLELPDRSITLLDDLIGNRFTCLFFGNPTDKPDRLPQCYLGLNAAINWLWITPGSFMATKDPSIAEARDLDGEIERAFADAPGSGILLRPDHYVAAVVLVENISDSNCFNRLFDKQFYTRLKP